From Orcinus orca chromosome 3, mOrcOrc1.1, whole genome shotgun sequence, a single genomic window includes:
- the TIMM13 gene encoding mitochondrial import inner membrane translocase subunit Tim13 isoform X1, with the protein MEGGFGSDFGSSGGGKLDPGLIMEQVKVQIAVANAQELLQRMTDKCFRKCIGKPGGSLDNSEQKCIAMCMDRYMDAWNTVSRAYNSRLQRERANM; encoded by the exons ATGGAGGGTGGCTTCGGCTCGGATTTCGGGAGCTCCGGCGGCGGGAAGCTGGACCCTGGGCTTATCATGGAGCAGGTGAAAGTGCAGATCGCCGTGGCCAACGCGCAAGAGCTGCTGCAG AGGATGACGGACAAGTGCTTCCGGAAGTGCATCGGGAAGCCGGGGGGCTCCCTGGACAATTCGGAGCAG AAGTGCATCGCCATGTGCATGGACCGCTACATGGACGCCTGGAACACCGTGTCCCGTGCCTATAACTCGCGGCTGCAGCGGGAACGAGCCAACATGTGA
- the TIMM13 gene encoding mitochondrial import inner membrane translocase subunit Tim13 isoform X2, whose translation MEGGFGSDFGSSGGGKLDPGLIMEQRMTDKCFRKCIGKPGGSLDNSEQKCIAMCMDRYMDAWNTVSRAYNSRLQRERANM comes from the exons ATGGAGGGTGGCTTCGGCTCGGATTTCGGGAGCTCCGGCGGCGGGAAGCTGGACCCTGGGCTTATCATGGAGCAG AGGATGACGGACAAGTGCTTCCGGAAGTGCATCGGGAAGCCGGGGGGCTCCCTGGACAATTCGGAGCAG AAGTGCATCGCCATGTGCATGGACCGCTACATGGACGCCTGGAACACCGTGTCCCGTGCCTATAACTCGCGGCTGCAGCGGGAACGAGCCAACATGTGA